One window of the Cryptomeria japonica chromosome 7, Sugi_1.0, whole genome shotgun sequence genome contains the following:
- the LOC131028912 gene encoding uncharacterized protein LOC131028912: MASEKEGAVVMKGHAEGIKQAAALLKEFGLPEGLLPLADVVEVGYVKSSGYMWISQKKKVEHTFKLISKQVSYDTEIHGYIQSGRIKKLKGVKAKEMLIWAPVGDITVESPPTGKIQFKSLAGITKTFPVEAFAAGQ; the protein is encoded by the coding sequence ATGGCATCAGAGAAGGAGGGAGCTGTGGTGATGAAGGGACACGCAGAGGGGATAAAGCAGGCTGCGGCTCTGCTGAAGGAATTCGGGCTTCCAGAAGGACTGTTGCCTCTTGCAGATGTGGTGGAGGTGGGTTATGTGAAGAGCAGTGGTTACATGTGGATTTCTCAGAAGAAGAAGGTGGAGCACACTTTCAAGCTCATCTCTAAGCAGGTCAGCTATGATACTGAAATCCATGGGTATATTCAGAGTGGGCGTATAAAGAAACTGAAGGGAGTGAAGGCCAAGGAGATGCTCATCTGGGCTCCTGTTGGTGACATCACTGTGGAGAGCCCTCCGACCGGGAAAATACAGTTCAAGAGTCTGGCCGGCATTACCAAGACCTTCCCCGTTGAGGCCTTTGCTGCAGGCCAGTGA